AAAGGGGAGATCTTCATGTGATTATGAACATGGTTAGACTCAAACTTGAGACCTGAATCACTCTGATCAAACTTCCCACCCtcatctcttcccccaccccacccccgggatCGCCAGCTCTAAACACAAGGTCGAGGGTGAGTGTCGGGCCTAGCAGCTAGGCAGCCAGTTAGGATCCCTGCAACTTGTATCCAGCCATCtgggtttcagcttcctgccaatgcagaccccagaAGACGGCAGTGATGGCACGgatcaagtggttgggctcctgttacccacgtgggagacctagattgagttcccaacttctggcttcagcatggcccagcctcagccattgtaggcaCTTTGGGAATGAATCCACAGAGGGGAGTTCTcctctctgtttatctgtctctctgcctctcaaataaacgaataaataatgtttttaaacataattaaaataagtaaGCAGAAATCTTTTTAGTGTGCCCAGAAATATTAATGCTGATTACCAATCCAAAATACTGACACACTCTATCCCAAATCTCTTCCTAAAGTCCTATCTAAACTATCTAAACTGCCCATACCCTTGGGTCTACTCTTTGTTACTTACTGTTCAGGTTATATCTGGAATTGAGATTTCTTTTCACGTAATAAAGGATTGCAGGTACTTTCCAATTCATGTCAAACTGCACGGCTTCATGctatagaagaaaaaaagcacttaTGGCCTTTGCATACACCCCCTCTTCCTTTTCCccaagccaggcagaagccaggaccggGGTGCTATTTTTAACTCTGATAATACTTTTCATTCCTGAGGATCCCTCCCTCTTGATTTTGCCTGGCTTTCTATAAGGCCCCAAGGATGAAGATGCTAGGAAAAGGGGAGAAGAAAGGTGGAGTGGAACGTGTGACAACTAACCTTATCGATGGGTTCGATGAGAAAGTCATTGAAGAGATACCACTGCTGGTGAGTAACACCCTGTGGAGACACAGGAAGATGGATGTCAGAGTGACGGCTGGACCCCTGTCTCAGACTCAGCGACAGACCTGGGACTCCACTGTGGCCATCCCCAGGAATGTCCCTGCCCTGTGCCACCTCACTCACCTCTTTGCGCTGGTGGTACGTCTCTCCAACTTTGATATGAGCCACCAGGCTGCCCCCTGTGCGTGAGTCCAGGATGTGTACCACAGTTGCCATCAGGTCATACACATAgacaccatgctcctcctctgcCCTGGCTGGGCCCCACTGTGAGGGGGGCACCCAGGCTGCTAAGCTAAGTTTAAGGatggggaaggaaggggggaTGGGGACAGAGGACAGGGAGTTGGGGGTATAGGGAATGGGGGACCAGGGTGGGTTATTTCCATCCTAGCCCGTCTACGACTCCCAGGGCTGACCTGAGCTGGTCTGGAAGATCTTACAAGTTGTAAATCACAGGCCTCACTCCCTTACTAAGTTCCACCTTTCCCCAGCCAGCTTCACCTTctgccccacctcctctcccgTATCCTCCCTGCCCCCATTCCCAGTTTTTCAACAACCTGCACCTCCTCCCCATCAGTCCAATTGCAAACATCCAGCCCTTTGTTCTTGGTCATCTTCATGCgaagggagaaaggaagccaGACATTCTTCAGCTCCTCCATGGAGGGACAGAGCAGCGCACCTTCGGGACTCCCCACTTCCTTCCTGTCAGCACAGAGGAATCGATGTGTCCTGCAGAGATCCAGCTGGTAACAAGAGGATCCGCCAGGTAACACCATCCTTTGACAGCTCCCAAGATGGTGCCTACCGGTCAGCCCGAGCAAACTCCTTGTTCTTGACGACTTCCCCACCGTGCTTCTTCATTGCCATCTTGAAGGCAACCTGAACACAGGGAGGAAAACTTCTGATTGTTTAGGAACGTAAGCACAAACAGAAGGCAGCCCTAGGGGGTGAACAGGAAAGGCATGCCTCGACAGGCCCGTTTTCAGCCCTGGTCCTGACCTCAGCCTGCGCTCTCCAGAAATCGGCCTCTTTGGAGCTGTTAACCTCACAATTGATGACAAGAATGTCTGGCAGATGACGGATGTTGCGGGTCTGAATCTGAGGATGAAACAAAGAAGGGGTAGCTGGGAATCTATGGGGAAAGAATCCTAGACAGTAAAGCCCGGGCCTGCATCCTAAGAACTAGGGTTCCTCCCACTCCCGATTAGACGCCTGGgtggcagtgccagccccagatgaaCCCATGGCCGAGTCCCCAGCATGGCAGGACTAGTCAGGTACAAGAGCCTGCTCACCGTGGGCTGGTACTTTTCACAGTTGTCGCACCAGGCCTGTGTGTTCTGCTCCAGGCAGATGCTTCGCTTCAGCACCTGAGCAAAGTCATAGTTCTTCCCGGTTTTATCTGAGAAGAAACTGGATGCTTCATCCCAGGCTCTCCTCTCAGCCCTGGTTAACCCCCCCACGCCCCCTCCTTGGTGTTCCAGGACATTCTGGGAAGCCTTCCCGACCCGGCTGCAGGGTTACCACTGTTTCTACCCTCAGGGTAGGAGAGCGTGAAGAGCAGAGTGGAGGAGGCTCGCACGGTCTCGCTGCCACAGCGGCAGAGGCTGCAGTTCTCCATCTCGCAGCTGAACAACTGCCCAATGACAGAGTCCCCCGATGAGCAAAAGCTGCTAAAAGTGGGGAAGGCGACAGAGGCACACTGAGGGAGCTGGAGACCCCCTGAGGCACACAGGGGCTTGTCACGGGAGTTACCACTATTCCTGACCTGATCCCATAGCTGCCTCCAGCACTGCGGTAAGCTTGGGGCACTTCCAGCTCCTGCATATCTTGATGCAGCTGGGTGAGAATGAAGCGATTCCACCTCTGAATGAGCCTGGCCAGGTTGCCCTTGCCGGAAGCCTCATCCGAGTCAGCCAGGATCAGACCAAGGGCTGAGGCCTCGGGAATGGTGCGGAATGCTCGAAGAAAATTACTGCCCTGCAAGTGTGTCGGAGGAAAGGAATCATTTTCTCTTTGGGGGTCATTTGCACTGCAGTGCCCCTGCCTGCTGTCCACCTCCCTTCTCCGTCCATTTTAAGTGTCCCAGGTCTCCAGGCACTGACCTGGCAAGGGTCGCCACGAGAGAGGTCCAGCATGTGGAAGAGGAATCCCAGCTCACAGGCCAGGCAGAACTCCTTCTGGCAAAGGTGGTTCTGGATGAGACAGCGAACAGGCTCcaggaagtagagcacctggagGGGAGAGCAGGACTGGTGCAGGCAACCGGGACAGGGAAGACAAGGGATGCAGCGGTGAGGTGAGCTGATGGGGGATACAAGGCAGGGGCCACCCATGAGCACTGGTGCCCACAGAAGGGACCTCAGTTGTGAGGCAACAAGGAATGGCAGAGGCGACCACGGGAAGGTGGGCTTGGTtgaggagacctggaaagagtaCAGTCGGGGCTGAGGAGCCACAGGCAATAAGCCCACCCAAGCATGGGAACACCAACCCTTACCTGGATCATGCAGTTACAGTAGGCATTGGGGATGTGCGGCTCTAGTCCAGCAAACAGGGTCTTGTTGTAATGCTTGAAGTCAAAGTCTTCCAGCCCCAGCTTGGAATATTTGATGGTCACCTGAGATGGAAGCAGTCTGAGCAGGGACAAGGAGATCCTGAGAGTGCCCCCCAAACCTCCCCAGTAGCCACAGCCTTGCCCAGAtcctccctcctgggcccaggtTGTAGGCGAAGGCCTCCTGACAGAGTCCTCCAACTCCTTCATGTACCATTTCCCTCCCAGGGCACCTTGCCCCACATCCCACAGGGCCCCTGCCATGCTGTCCCTTAGCACCTTGCGGTATTTCTTAGAGACCATGTGCAGATGTGGCTCCTCTTCCCGCCCTATCGGTGACTCGGGGACCTGGCTGAAGGTGTCAAATTCACTGTCCGACTCCTTGAGTCGGTAAGGAATctagagttttaaaaaaagagttatctttGTTGGATCTTCACCATCTTTGGCTTCTTCTTCACCTTTATCCCAATGCTGAAAGAGCCATCAAGTCCTAAACTATCTATTTTCATGGCATTCTCAGCAtctgcctttttttaattttaatttttttttcgaGAGGTAGAAAAAAAGCTAGACAGAGAGACTGCCATtccaggggttcactccccaaatgctcataatgaCCAGGACTAGGCCTCTAgggagccaaaaccaggaactgaagaactcagcccaggtctctcaGATGAATAGCAGAAgttcaattacttgagcaatcactgctgTCTCAcggggtctgcattatcaggaagccagaatcaggagccagagccaggaagtgaaatcaggtactctgatatgagacgcaggtgtcttaactgctaggctaaacgcccAACCCccacttcttcctttttattctcaCTGCCATCCCTCTGCGTCATCGCAGCTGCACAGCTGTGACAGCTGCCACACGGGTCTCCCCTGTGTTCACTCTCTCTAGCTCACCACCACCAAACTAACCCTCCCAGAAGGCTGCTTTCGGTGTGTCACTACTACGCACTGGCGTGCCAGGCTCCCAACCTGGCCCTTTCtaactttatctctctctcaatttcCCAAGGCCAAGTCTCCTGCAGCCAGGCTGGTGGACTCAGAGCCCCCTCAGAAGCGCCTCTTGCGTTTATGCCTCCGAGAGCTTTCCTAACGCTGCCCTCATCGTGCCTGTTCTGTATCACCATCTGCCTGCCCTACTGCACCTTTCTTGCTCAGCGGCCGCCTTCTTCATGGTGCCATCCTTGACTACTGTGGCATCTCTGGCACTGAATGCTTAGACATTCCTTTAGCATTCAGCAACAGCATGGAAGCAATTTCTGATACAGCAATGTCTCACCTTCACCAACCACACACTAAACTTCCTAAAAACAGGGACTGCATCTTTGAAGTCTCCAAATCCTCCCTAACACCTAATACAGCTCTGTCAATATTTCAGTGGTCCCCAAAAGCCTTTACGAACTGTTTAAAACCAAAAGACCAACAAAGACAAAAGCAGCAATGCCAGTGGACTGGGGAGGGGCCAGCTCCGTCCCCTCTGAACACACCTGATTACGTAGCCTGGTGCGGGGGTTGGGGGCATAGCCAATGAAGCCTACTTTCTTCATGGTGCGCAGAATCTCTGCATCCACGGGAGGTGCTCGCCTATAATGCAGTACAAGTCTAGGGCTTAAAGGGTCACAGTGTCCACCCATCCACTCCCAACCCCAAGGGTCCAGAAAGAATACGGAAGGTAAACAAAAACCAGGAAAGTAGTAAATAATGACAGGGCTAGCAGAGGACTCAGCTCAgttctttccccctccctcctttggGCCCAGAGGTGAGGTACAACCTGGGGGCTGGAGCGGAGTTGGCAGCAGGCCAGTCAGAGAGAAGTGTGTCAGTGGTGAGTGGCACAGGGATGAGGGAAAGAGGCAgcaggtcctggctccagtccagAGGAGGTAGTGAGTCCACGAGACAGGGCAAAGCAAACTCAGTCTCACGGGAGTAGGGGTTGAAAGAAGGCTCAGGGGAGTCAGTCCAGAGGTGCACGCAGCCCTCAGAATCCCCAAAGGCCAGGGCCTGCTTGCTGGCTGACACATCAAATGTCATTAGCAGAGGACCCACAGGATTCACATGAAAGATATCTGCTGGGTTGGCCAGGCCGGTGGGTTCACAAAACTGGCACTGTCCTAGGAGGGAGGAAAAGCTCAGTGAGCCCTGCGATGTGAAAGGAGCCCTTCCTACCCAGGTGCCCTGATACCCAGGCCACAGGGACCCCGAGGCACGTCTAGAGGCAGCATGTCCTCTGACTCCTTCCCATAAGCCACAGGAGCCATTCTAAGAGTGACTCTCCTTACTCTATCTCTTTTTGTGGTGTTCCTCACAACCAAAAGGGGGGGAAAAATCAAAGCTCTTAACTCTGCCCAAACCCCAGTGAAACTGTGGGACCCTGGTGAGAGGTTACTTCTTTTCTCCACAAAGAGGTCTCTGGGAGAGCACTCCTCCTGGGGCCAACTTCCCCTTCACTCATGACCTCTGCCACCTGCTCTGATGTCTTCATACCCGACTGAGAGATGATGGCGAGCCGAGACGTATATGTGGGGATGAAGCGTAAGAAGGCGGGATCCACGTGGACCTGAAGCGGTGTAATCGCACGCATCATGCGCAGGTCGTACACCTTGAGGAAACGGTCGCAGGCCAGGCCAGTGAGGCGGCTGGAGAAGCCGCAGGCAGCCAGGAGGTTGCCGTGCACGTCAAAGTCTGACAGACTCCCTGAGAAAGCGTCGAACTCATGCTCCACCTTAAAAGTGCGGAGGTCTCGCAGGGAAATCTAAAGAAGAGACAGTCTGTTATCTGCCAACCCTGTTATCAGGAAGAGTTATCTGCCACCCGCCTGACGCTGTGAGGTCATGACCAGAAGAACTGGCGCTCTAGGATATGGACAGGTAGGATGCAGAAAAGGcaaacagaagccaagagcaggagaACTCGTGTTCACCCTTCTGCCTCCGAG
The window above is part of the Oryctolagus cuniculus chromosome 11, mOryCun1.1, whole genome shotgun sequence genome. Proteins encoded here:
- the PAN2 gene encoding PAN2-PAN3 deadenylation complex catalytic subunit PAN2 isoform X12, translating into MNFEGLDPGLAEYAPAMHSTLDPVLDAHLNPSLLQNVELDPEGVALEALPVQESVHIMEGVYSELHSVVAEVGVPVSVSHFDLHEEMLWVGSHGGHATSFFGPALERYSSFQVNGNDDIRQIQSLENGILFLTKNNLKYMARGGLIIFDYLLDESEDMHSLLLTDSSTLLVGGLQSHILEIDLNTVQETQKYAVETPGVTVMRQTNRFFFCGHTSGKISLRDLRTFKVEHEFDAFSGSLSDFDVHGNLLAACGFSSRLTGLACDRFLKVYDLRMMRAITPLQVHVDPAFLRFIPTYTSRLAIISQSGQCQFCEPTGLANPADIFHVNPVGPLLMTFDVSASKQALAFGDSEGCVHLWTDSPEPSFNPYSRETEFALPCLVDSLPPLDWSQDLLPLSLIPVPLTTDTLLSDWPAANSAPAPRRAPPVDAEILRTMKKVGFIGYAPNPRTRLRNQIPYRLKESDSEFDTFSQVPESPIGREEEPHLHMVSKKYRKVTIKYSKLGLEDFDFKHYNKTLFAGLEPHIPNAYCNCMIQVLYFLEPVRCLIQNHLCQKEFCLACELGFLFHMLDLSRGDPCQGSNFLRAFRTIPEASALGLILADSDEASGKGNLARLIQRWNRFILTQLHQDMQELEVPQAYRSAGGSYGISFCSSGDSVIGQLFSCEMENCSLCRCGSETVRASSTLLFTLSYPEDKTGKNYDFAQVLKRSICLEQNTQAWCDNCEKYQPTIQTRNIRHLPDILVINCEVNSSKEADFWRAQAEVAFKMAMKKHGGEVVKNKEFARADRKEVGSPEGALLCPSMEELKNVWLPFSLRMKMTKNKGLDVCNWTDGEEWGPARAEEEHGVYVYDLMATVVHILDSRTGGSLVAHIKVGETYHQRKEGVTHQQWYLFNDFLIEPIDKHEAVQFDMNWKVPAILYYVKRNLNSRYNLNIKNPIEASVLLAEASLARKQRKTHTTFIPLMLNEMPQVGDLVGLDAEFVTLNEEEAELRSDGTKSTIKPSQMSVARITCVRGQGPNEGIPFIDDYISTQEQVVDYLTQYSGIKPGDLDAKISSKHLTTLKSTYLKLRFLIDIGVKFVGHGLQKDFRVINLMVPKDQVLDTVYLFHMPRKRMISLRFLAWYFLDLKIQGETHDSIEDARTALQLYRKYLELSKNGTEPESFHKVLKGLYEKGRKMDWKVPEPEGQTSPKNAAVFSSVLAL
- the PAN2 gene encoding PAN2-PAN3 deadenylation complex catalytic subunit PAN2 isoform X5, with protein sequence MNFEGLDPGLAEYAPAMHSTLDPVLDAHLNPSLLQNVELDPEGVALEALPVQESVHIMEGVYSELHSVVAEVGVPVSVSHFDLHEEMLWVGSHGGHATSFFGPALERYSSFQVNGNDDIRQIQSLENGILFLTKNNLKYMARGGLIIFDYLLDESEDMHSLLLTDSSTLLVGGLQSHILEIDLNTVQETQKYAVETPGVTVMRQTNRFFFCGHTSGKISLRDLRTFKVEHEFDAFSGSLSDFDVHGNLLAACGFSSRLTGLACDRFLKVYDLRMMRAITPLQVHVDPAFLRFIPTYTSRLAIISQSGQCQFCEPTGLANPADIFHVNPVGPLLMTFDVSASKQALAFGDSEGCVHLWTDSPEPSFNPYSRETEFALPCLVDSLPPLDWSQDLLPLSLIPVPLTTDTLLSDWPAANSAPAPRRAPPVDAEILRTMKKVGFIGYAPNPRTRLRNQIPYRLKESDSEFDTFSQVPESPIGREEEPHLHMVSKKYRKVTIKYSKLGLEDFDFKHYNKTLFAGLEPHIPNAYCNCMIQVLYFLEPVRCLIQNHLCQKEFCLACELGFLFHMLDLSRGDPCQGSNFLRAFRTIPEASALGLILADSDEASGKGNLARLIQRWNRFILTQLHQDMQELEVPQAYRSAGGSYGISSFCSSGDSVIGQLFSCEMENCSLCRCGSETVRASSTLLFTLSYPEDKTGKNYDFAQVLKRSICLEQNTQAWCDNCEKYQPTIQTRNIRHLPDILVINCEVNSSKEADFWRAQAEVAFKMAMKKHGGEVVKNKEFARADRTHRFLCADRKEVGSPEGALLCPSMEELKNVWLPFSLRMKMTKNKGLDVCNWTDGEEWGPARAEEEHGVYVYDLMATVVHILDSRTGGSLVAHIKVGETYHQRKEGVTHQQWYLFNDFLIEPIDKHEAVQFDMNWKVPAILYYVKRNLNSRYNLNIKNPIEASVLLAEASLARKQRKTHTTFIPLMLNEMPQVGDLVGLDAEFVTLNEEEAELRSDGTKSTIKPSQMSVARITCVRGQGPNEGIPFIDDYISTQEQVVDYLTQYSGIKPGDLDAKISSKHLTTLKSTYLKLRFLIDIGVKFVGHGLQKDFRVINLMVPKDQVLDTVYLFHMPRKRMISLRFLAWYFLDLKIQGETHDSIEDARTALQLYRKYLELSKNGTEPESFHKVLKGLYEKGRKMDWKVPEPEGQTSPKNAAVFSSVLAL
- the PAN2 gene encoding PAN2-PAN3 deadenylation complex catalytic subunit PAN2 isoform X11, translated to MNFEGLDPGLAEYAPAMHSTLDPVLDAHLNPSLLQNVELDPEGVALEALPVQESVHIMEGVYSELHSVVAEVGVPVSVSHFDLHEEMLWVGSHGGHATSFFGPALERYSSFQVNGNDDIRQIQSLENGILFLTKNNLKYMARGGLIIFDYLLDESEDMHSLLLTDSSTLLVGGLQSHILEIDLNTVQETQKYAVETPGVTVMRQTNRFFFCGHTSGKISLRDLRTFKVEHEFDAFSGSLSDFDVHGNLLAACGFSSRLTGLACDRFLKVYDLRMMRAITPLQVHVDPAFLRFIPTYTSRLAIISQSGQCQFCEPTGLANPADIFHVNPVGPLLMTFDVSASKQALAFGDSEGCVHLWTDSPEPSFNPYSRETEFALPCLVDSLPPLDWSQDLLPLSLIPVPLTTDTLLSDWPAANSAPAPRRAPPVDAEILRTMKKVGFIGYAPNPRTRLRNQIPYRLKESDSEFDTFSQVPESPIGREEEPHLHMVSKKYRKVTIKYSKLGLEDFDFKHYNKTLFAGLEPHIPNAYCNCMIQVLYFLEPVRCLIQNHLCQKEFCLACELGFLFHMLDLSRGDPCQGSNFLRAFRTIPEASALGLILADSDEASGKGNLARLIQRWNRFILTQLHQDMQELEVPQAYRSAGGSYGISSFCSSGDSVIGQLFSCEMENCSLCRCGSETVRASSTLLFTLSYPEDKTGKNYDFAQVLKRSICLEQNTQAWCDNCEKYQPTIQTRNIRHLPDILVINCEVNSSKEADFWRAQAEVAFKMAMKKHGGEVVKNKEFARADRKEVGSPEGALLCPSMEELKNVWLPFSLRMKMTKNKGLDVCNWTDGEEWGPARAEEEHGVYVYDLMATVVHILDSRTGGSLVAHIKVGETYHQRKEGVTHQQWYLFNDFLIEPIDKHEAVQFDMNWKVPAILYYVKRNLNSRYNLNIKNPIEASVLLAEASLARKQRKTHTTFIPLMLNEMPQVGDLVGLDAEFVTLNEEEAELRSDGTKSTIKPSQMSVARITCVRGQGPNEGIPFIDDYISTQEQVVDYLTQYSGIKPGDLDAKISSKHLTTLKSTYLKLRFLIDIGVKFVGHGLQKDFRVINLMVPKDQVLDTVYLFHMPRKRMISLRFLAWYFLDLKIQGETHDSIEDARTALQLYRKYLELSKNGTEPESFHKVLKGLYEKGRKMDWKVPEPEGQTSPKNAAVFSSVLAL
- the PAN2 gene encoding PAN2-PAN3 deadenylation complex catalytic subunit PAN2 isoform X4, whose protein sequence is MNFEGLDPGLAEYAPAMHSTLDPVLDAHLNPSLLQNVELDPEGVALEALPVQESVHIMEGVYSELHSVVAEVGVPVSVSHFDLHEEMLWVGSHGGHATSFFGPALERYSSFQVNGNDDIRQIQSLENGILFLTKNNLKYMARGGLIIFDYLLDESEDMHSLLLTDSSTLLVGGLQSHILEIDLNTVQETQKYAVETPGVTVMRQTNRFFFCGHTSGKISLRDLRTFKVEHEFDAFSGSLSDFDVHGNLLAACGFSSRLTGLACDRFLKVYDLRMMRAITPLQVHVDPAFLRFIPTYTSRLAIISQSGQCQFCEPTGLANPADIFHVNPVGPLLMTFDVSASKQALAFGDSEGCVHLWTDSPEPSFNPYSRETEFALPCLVDSLPPLDWSQDLLPLSLIPVPLTTDTLLSDWPAANSAPAPRRAPPVDAEILRTMKKVGFIGYAPNPRTRLRNQIPYRLKESDSEFDTFSQVPESPIGREEEPHLHMVSKKYRKVTIKYSKLGLEDFDFKHYNKTLFAGLEPHIPNAYCNCMIQVLYFLEPVRCLIQNHLCQKEFCLACELGFLFHMLDLSRGDPCQGSNFLRAFRTIPEASALGLILADSDEASGKGNLARLIQRWNRFILTQLHQDMQELEVPQAYRSAGGSYGISSFCSSGDSVIGQLFSCEMENCSLCRCGSETVRASSTLLFTLSYPEDKTGKNYDFAQVLKRSICLEQNTQAWCDNCEKYQPTIQTRNIRHLPDILVINCEVNSSKEADFWRAQAEVAFKMAMKKHGGEVVKNKEFARADRTHRFLCADRKEVGSPEGALLCPSMEELKNVWLPFSLRMKMTKNKGLDVCNWTDGEEVQWGPARAEEEHGVYVYDLMATVVHILDSRTGGSLVAHIKVGETYHQRKEGVTHQQWYLFNDFLIEPIDKHEAVQFDMNWKVPAILYYVKRNLNSRYNLNIKNPIEASVLLAEASLARKQRKTHTTFIPLMLNEMPQVGDLVGLDAEFVTLNEEEAELRSDGTKSTIKPSQMSVARITCVRGQGPNEGIPFIDDYISTQEQVVDYLTQYSGIKPGDLDAKISSKHLTTLKSTYLKLRFLIDIGVKFVGHGLQKDFRVINLMVPKDQVLDTVYLFHMPRKRMISLRFLAWYFLDLKIQGETHDSIEDARTALQLYRKYLELSKNGTEPESFHKVLKGLYEKGRKMDWKVPEPEGQTSPKNAAVFSSVLAL
- the PAN2 gene encoding PAN2-PAN3 deadenylation complex catalytic subunit PAN2 isoform X6 produces the protein MNFEGLDPGLAEYAPAMHSTLDPVLDAHLNPSLLQNVELDPEGVALEALPVQESVHIMEGVYSELHSVVAEVGVPVSVSHFDLHEEMLWVGSHGGHATSFFGPALERYSSFQVNGNDDIRQIQSLENGILFLTKNNLKYMARGGLIIFDYLLDESEDMHSLLLTDSSTLLVGGLQSHILEIDLNTVQETQKYAVETPGVTVMRQTNRFFFCGHTSGKISLRDLRTFKVEHEFDAFSGSLSDFDVHGNLLAACGFSSRLTGLACDRFLKVYDLRMMRAITPLQVHVDPAFLRFIPTYTSRLAIISQSGQCQFCEPTGLANPADIFHVNPVGPLLMTFDVSASKQALAFGDSEGCVHLWTDSPEPSFNPYSRETEFALPCLVDSLPPLDWSQDLLPLSLIPVPLTTDTLLSDWPAANSAPAPRRAPPVDAEILRTMKKVGFIGYAPNPRTRLRNQIPYRLKESDSEFDTFSQVPESPIGREEEPHLHMVSKKYRKVTIKYSKLGLEDFDFKHYNKTLFAGLEPHIPNAYCNCMIQVLYFLEPVRCLIQNHLCQKEFCLACELGFLFHMLDLSRGDPCQGSNFLRAFRTIPEASALGLILADSDEASGKGNLARLIQRWNRFILTQLHQDMQELEVPQAYRSAGGSYGISSFCSSGDSVIGQLFSCEMENCSLCRCGSETVRASSTLLFTLSYPEGRNSDKTGKNYDFAQVLKRSICLEQNTQAWCDNCEKYQPTIQTRNIRHLPDILVINCEVNSSKEADFWRAQAEVAFKMAMKKHGGEVVKNKEFARADRKEVGSPEGALLCPSMEELKNVWLPFSLRMKMTKNKGLDVCNWTDGEEVQWGPARAEEEHGVYVYDLMATVVHILDSRTGGSLVAHIKVGETYHQRKEGVTHQQWYLFNDFLIEPIDKHEAVQFDMNWKVPAILYYVKRNLNSRYNLNIKNPIEASVLLAEASLARKQRKTHTTFIPLMLNEMPQVGDLVGLDAEFVTLNEEEAELRSDGTKSTIKPSQMSVARITCVRGQGPNEGIPFIDDYISTQEQVVDYLTQYSGIKPGDLDAKISSKHLTTLKSTYLKLRFLIDIGVKFVGHGLQKDFRVINLMVPKDQVLDTVYLFHMPRKRMISLRFLAWYFLDLKIQGETHDSIEDARTALQLYRKYLELSKNGTEPESFHKVLKGLYEKGRKMDWKVPEPEGQTSPKNAAVFSSVLAL
- the PAN2 gene encoding PAN2-PAN3 deadenylation complex catalytic subunit PAN2 isoform X3 is translated as MNFEGLDPGLAEYAPAMHSTLDPVLDAHLNPSLLQNVELDPEGVALEALPVQESVHIMEGVYSELHSVVAEVGVPVSVSHFDLHEEMLWVGSHGGHATSFFGPALERYSSFQVNGNDDIRQIQSLENGILFLTKNNLKYMARGGLIIFDYLLDESEDMHSLLLTDSSTLLVGGLQSHILEIDLNTVQETQKYAVETPGVTVMRQTNRFFFCGHTSGKISLRDLRTFKVEHEFDAFSGSLSDFDVHGNLLAACGFSSRLTGLACDRFLKVYDLRMMRAITPLQVHVDPAFLRFIPTYTSRLAIISQSGQCQFCEPTGLANPADIFHVNPVGPLLMTFDVSASKQALAFGDSEGCVHLWTDSPEPSFNPYSRETEFALPCLVDSLPPLDWSQDLLPLSLIPVPLTTDTLLSDWPAANSAPAPRRAPPVDAEILRTMKKVGFIGYAPNPRTRLRNQIPYRLKESDSEFDTFSQVPESPIGREEEPHLHMVSKKYRKVTIKYSKLGLEDFDFKHYNKTLFAGLEPHIPNAYCNCMIQVLYFLEPVRCLIQNHLCQKEFCLACELGFLFHMLDLSRGDPCQGSNFLRAFRTIPEASALGLILADSDEASGKGNLARLIQRWNRFILTQLHQDMQELEVPQAYRSAGGSYGISSFCSSGDSVIGQLFSCEMENCSLCRCGSETVRASSTLLFTLSYPEGRNSDKTGKNYDFAQVLKRSICLEQNTQAWCDNCEKYQPTIQTRNIRHLPDILVINCEVNSSKEADFWRAQAEVAFKMAMKKHGGEVVKNKEFARADRTHRFLCADRKEVGSPEGALLCPSMEELKNVWLPFSLRMKMTKNKGLDVCNWTDGEEWGPARAEEEHGVYVYDLMATVVHILDSRTGGSLVAHIKVGETYHQRKEGVTHQQWYLFNDFLIEPIDKHEAVQFDMNWKVPAILYYVKRNLNSRYNLNIKNPIEASVLLAEASLARKQRKTHTTFIPLMLNEMPQVGDLVGLDAEFVTLNEEEAELRSDGTKSTIKPSQMSVARITCVRGQGPNEGIPFIDDYISTQEQVVDYLTQYSGIKPGDLDAKISSKHLTTLKSTYLKLRFLIDIGVKFVGHGLQKDFRVINLMVPKDQVLDTVYLFHMPRKRMISLRFLAWYFLDLKIQGETHDSIEDARTALQLYRKYLELSKNGTEPESFHKVLKGLYEKGRKMDWKVPEPEGQTSPKNAAVFSSVLAL